In Woeseia oceani, one DNA window encodes the following:
- a CDS encoding homoserine kinase, whose amino-acid sequence MVRDGDFVSAFAPASIGNVAVGFDMLGLAIEGAGDRVLARRTTGSEVFISAVYGLDGELHTGLSTSIEENTAGVAAAALWAERGDGGLELIVRKGVPLQSGMGSSAASAAAGAVAANALLAEPLSMAELMPYALAGEAVASGGIHADNVAPSLLGGLVFCPPVLLPEIVSLGTSDGISSVLLHPELQVNTAESRRGLSRNVTMDQWLAQQGYIVGFVEACRTGDRSLLARCLQDVIIEPQRAAMVPCFPAVKQAALGQKAYGCSLSGSGPSIFALCATEDAADVASAMEAACRGDGYECQLWISPLTAAGASVGPAE is encoded by the coding sequence ATGGTCAGGGACGGTGACTTCGTCAGCGCGTTTGCGCCGGCATCCATAGGTAATGTGGCGGTTGGCTTTGACATGCTTGGTTTAGCCATAGAAGGCGCGGGCGACCGGGTGCTTGCACGACGAACAACAGGCAGCGAGGTGTTTATCAGCGCTGTTTACGGCCTGGATGGTGAATTGCACACAGGGCTCTCCACCAGCATCGAAGAGAACACCGCAGGCGTTGCAGCCGCCGCATTGTGGGCGGAGCGGGGCGATGGTGGCCTGGAACTGATCGTCCGGAAAGGCGTGCCTTTGCAATCCGGGATGGGCAGTTCGGCAGCCTCAGCCGCTGCAGGCGCGGTCGCGGCAAACGCACTGTTGGCTGAACCACTGTCCATGGCGGAGCTGATGCCTTATGCGCTGGCCGGGGAAGCGGTCGCCAGTGGCGGCATTCATGCGGATAACGTGGCACCAAGTTTGCTCGGCGGCCTCGTGTTTTGCCCGCCGGTGTTGCTGCCGGAGATCGTCAGTCTGGGCACCAGTGACGGAATCAGCAGCGTCCTGTTGCACCCGGAATTGCAGGTCAACACGGCGGAGTCCCGACGAGGCTTGTCGCGCAACGTAACGATGGATCAGTGGCTGGCCCAGCAGGGCTATATAGTGGGTTTCGTGGAGGCGTGCCGGACCGGTGACCGGAGCTTGCTCGCACGCTGCCTGCAGGACGTGATCATCGAGCCGCAACGCGCGGCGATGGTCCCCTGTTTCCCGGCGGTCAAGCAAGCCGCGCTTGGGCAAAAGGCCTACGGTTGCTCCCTGTCGGGCAGCGGTCCCAGCATTTTCGCGCTGTGCGCGACGGAAGATGCGGCTGACGTTGCCAGTGCCATGGAGGCGGCTTGTCGCGGTGATGGCTACGAATGCCAGCTCTGGATCAGCCCATTGACGGCAGCCGGTGCATCCGTGGGGCCAGCCGAATGA